The genomic stretch TCATGGAGTCGAAGGCATTTGCAATCGACAGCACGCGCGCACCCAAGGGCAAATTATTTCCTTCGCAATCGACCCGCTGGCGGCTGCCGTCAAACCACGTAGCGCTATGCCGCACGATGGCCAACACCTCGGGCGAAGCACAACACGATTCCAAAATTTGCAAACCCAATGAGCGATGACGATCCATGAATACGCGCTCGTCCGCCGTCAGCTCGCCGGGCTTCAATAAAACCGCATCGGGAACGCCGATCTTGCCGATATCGTGCAGCAGTGCGGCAATTTCCAGGGCATCTCGCTGGAGCGGCGGCAGCTCCAAGGCTAACCCCCAGGCAGAACACGCCAGCGCAACGCGAACACTGTGGGAGGCCGTCGACGAATCTTTGCAGCGCAAGGCGGTCAACAAGCTGCTGGCTAGTCCCAGCCGGGCCTGTGCCAGCCGCTGGTCCAGCACGCCTTCCAGGGCAGAATCTTGGATGCTGCTGGTCGACTGGCCTCGACGATGGTCGAGCTCGCCATGATCCAACAGCGCGTGAAGCTCACAAAACTTTTCTTCCACATTCACCGCTGCGCTCTCTGCCTCGGCGGATGGCGGCAGGCTAGCCACGACAGGGGCAGCATTCGAAGTCGGAAATTGAGCGGGAGAAGCTTGCGCCATCGGAGAATTATCAATCCGACATTGTCGGCGTTTGCTACGAGAAGTCCTTAGGAAAGCGATCCGACAACCAACGCCGATAACTCTCCGCGTGGCCCCCGGCAAACCTGCCAAGTGAGCGACGGGCCAACGACAAAGGAATTTCGATGCCGGTTACGGCGACAGCCTCTTTGCGCACCGATTCCGACCCTCTAGACTAGCGCCGCGTACAATCGACCACAGAAGGCTAGGTTATGGCTGGCCTTTGGTCAAATTTTATAATCTTGCCGTCCGTGTAATGATTCCCGATGAATTTGCTGATAACGATCGTGCGGGTTTGTCCGGCGCTGCAGCATGTATTCAAACCGTTGCCGTGCGAAAGTTTCTTCCGACGTGGTAATTTCTAACCGCCATCCCCTCTACCTTCCATGCGACTTATTTCTTATGCCTCGGCTTCCGGTCCGCGAGTGGCCGCAGTGCTGCCCAATGGTTTTTATGTTGACTTGCAACAGGCCGATTCGAGTCTGCCCAGTGATATTACTCAGCTTCTGGCACTGGGCCACGACGGCCTGCGCCGCGCGGCACTTGCCGTAACGCATGGCCAGGCGATCAATCCCGCGGAGGTGCAGCTTTTGCCCCCCGTGCCGCGGCCGGAAAAAATCTTTTGCATCGGCCTCAACTATGCGGACCATGCCCGCGAAACCGGCAAACAACCGCCGCCGGAGCCGGTGGTGTTCAACAAATTTGTGACGGCGCTGCGTGCGGCGGGTGAGCCCATTGTCTTGCCGCGGCTGAGCGAAAAGGTTGATTACGAAGCGGAGTTGGTGGTCGTCATTGGCAAGCCCGGCCGACACATTCCCAAGCAGCAAGCGCTCGAACACGTCGCCGGCTATACTTGCGGCAACGATATTTCCGCTCGCGATTGGCAAAATCACAAGCCCGGGGGGCAATGGCTGTTGGGGAAATCGTTCGATAGCTTCGCGCCGCTGGGCCCGGAATTGGTCACTGCCGACGAACTGCCCGATGC from Pirellulales bacterium encodes the following:
- a CDS encoding fumarylacetoacetate hydrolase family protein, with protein sequence MRLISYASASGPRVAAVLPNGFYVDLQQADSSLPSDITQLLALGHDGLRRAALAVTHGQAINPAEVQLLPPVPRPEKIFCIGLNYADHARETGKQPPPEPVVFNKFVTALRAAGEPIVLPRLSEKVDYEAELVVVIGKPGRHIPKQQALEHVAGYTCGNDISARDWQNHKPGGQWLLGKSFDSFAPLGPELVTADELPDAGNLQISLRINGHTMQDSRTSQLIFGVADLISYISGVCTFSPGDLIYTGTPPGVGFARKPPVYLQPGDVVEVEIERIGKLRNPVVAER